The Methanohalophilus portucalensis genome window below encodes:
- a CDS encoding DNA integrity scanning protein DisA nucleotide-binding domain protein, which translates to MDTADILVKSALETATQIKASAIIVSGDVDRNLFGCDLPVYFAANPSRNAVESLIPLDEEEGRLKQIVNQIQRDAAVSIEDVENAAAIEQAIGNIKKGKVVGLIITDDSGAVIIHNISGNPLLKALEKFEQRVSPEIIRAVLKIALEIASTGREGSPVGTAFIIGDLEEVMQRSHQMILNPYSGHPEDERNILKKNNRESIKEFALLDGVFIISKEGVVHAAGRYLDVDAKDIGINKGLGGRHVSAAAITRDTVAVAITVSESGGTVRMFMDGKEMASIECNDRAIRKH; encoded by the coding sequence CTGACATACTTGTAAAATCCGCACTTGAAACTGCAACACAAATTAAAGCCTCTGCAATAATCGTATCAGGAGATGTTGACAGGAATTTATTTGGTTGTGACCTGCCCGTCTACTTTGCTGCTAATCCATCAAGAAATGCTGTCGAAAGCCTGATACCTCTTGACGAAGAAGAAGGAAGGTTAAAACAAATTGTCAACCAGATCCAGAGAGATGCCGCGGTTTCCATAGAAGATGTAGAAAATGCAGCAGCTATTGAACAGGCAATCGGGAATATTAAAAAAGGAAAGGTTGTAGGACTGATAATTACAGATGATTCAGGTGCTGTGATTATCCATAATATTTCAGGGAATCCACTATTAAAAGCTCTGGAAAAATTTGAACAGAGAGTCTCCCCTGAAATAATAAGAGCAGTTCTTAAAATTGCTCTGGAAATTGCTTCCACAGGCAGGGAAGGCAGTCCCGTAGGTACAGCTTTTATAATCGGTGATCTTGAAGAAGTGATGCAGCGCTCCCACCAGATGATCCTCAACCCTTATTCAGGCCATCCTGAGGATGAAAGGAACATCTTAAAGAAAAACAATCGGGAATCGATTAAAGAATTTGCTCTGCTTGATGGTGTTTTTATAATATCTAAAGAAGGAGTAGTGCATGCCGCAGGTCGTTACCTGGATGTTGATGCAAAGGACATAGGGATAAATAAGGGACTGGGAGGCAGACATGTATCAGCAGCTGCGATCACTCGGGACACCGTGGCAGTTGCAATAACTGTTTCAGAAAGTGGCGGAACAGTACGGATGTTCATGGATGGCAAGGAAATGGCCTCTATAGAGTGCAACGACAGGGCCATCCGTAAACACTGA